The following is a genomic window from Paenibacillus sp. FSL R5-0766.
ACTGGATGTAACACGACCTGTAGAGCCATCCATGTTAAGGCCTGTGAAGCTGGTCATTATGTGTGTGGATCAGAGCGATACACGGTTTGTTGAAGCTTGCGCACAAGCCGGAACGGATTATATTGATATTTCTGCAAAATATGATTTTCTCGCTCAGGTTGAACAGCTGCACACCAAAATGCAACGTTCCCAATCGACCGCGATCCTCAGCGTTGGCTTATCACCCGGAGTGACTAATTTGCTTGTACGCGAAGCGACCATGCATATGGATCAGGTGGAGGAAGCAGACATTACCGTCATGCTGGGACTTGGTGAGAAGCACGGAAAAGCTGCCGTGGAGTGGACCGTTGATCAGATGAATGCCACTTACCAAGTGATGCAAAAGGGCAAACCTGCTGAGGTACAAAGTTTCGGTGATGGCAAAAGGATTGATTTTGGAGCAAAACTTGGGCAGCGGAAGGCCTATCGATTTAACTTTTCGGATCAGCATGTGGTTGCTCGGACGTTACGTATTCCAACCGTATCTACCAGACTCTGTCTGGACTCCCGCTGGATCACAGGATCCATGGCGCTTTCCAAAAGTATAGGATTGTTTTCCTTGCTGCGTATCCCGTCTATTCGGAATGGAACGGTTAAGGCATTTGGCCTTATTCCTGGGGGAGAGCCAATGTATGCGGTCAAGGTCGATGCCGCAGGATGGGAAAATGGTGAGCAAATCCGCGTCGAACAACTACTGGTCGGCGCAAAGGAAGCAGATGCAACAGCAGCGGTAGCTGCAGCCGTGGCAGAACGTGTGTATAAAACAGAGTTGCCTCATGGTGTATTTCATATTGAACAGTGTCTCTCTTTGCAGGACATTCAGGATGCACTTCATACGCCACTAAAGGTGACGACCAAGATCACCTAGTTTCATGTTCTTTTGCTGGGAACCTCCGATCTGCTATGATGGAACAATAATCATGGCATGAATGGAGGGAGATCATGAACTGCGTTGCTGTATTACCTTATTACAAAGTGCAGAGAGAAGTGACGGGTCTCGCCCAAGAGATTGAGATGAATGCCCGTTCCATGATTCTGTATTCCGATAAAATCGTGACCAAATACCGCGAGTTCAACATCACGGAAGTGTTTGATATGTCATTTCGCCGTATGGGTGATGAAGGTGGATTTTTCTATCTGCACACAAGCACAGGAGTATATCCCTATATGGTCGAAATCGATCCTAAACCGTTTATACAAAGTTTCAGAAAGATGACGATCCAAAAATTAAAATGACTTGACCTTGCCGTTACGTAAAGGCTTACCCTCGGATATGGAAAGAACGACAACCAATTCAGAGGAGCCGTGAACGTCATGAGTATATTGATTCAGCAAGCTACGATTCTAACGATGAAAGATGCCGATGCCCCCTTTATGGGGGATATTCGTGTTGAGGGAGATCGCATTGTACAGATTGCGAACCACATTCCTCCTCAACCTGAAGATGAGATTATCGATGGCCGCAATAAGGTTGCCATGCCGGGCCTAATCAATGCACACCAACATACACCAATGAGCCTGCTCCGGGGATTCTCGGATGATCTGAAGCTGATGGACTGGCTCGAACGTAAAATGCTGCCTGCCGAAGCACGAATGAACCCGGAAGACATCTATTGGGGTGCCAAGTTATCCATCGCCGAGATGATCCGTTCGGGTACCACTGCTTTTGCGGATATGTATATCCATATGAATGAGATAGCAGAAGCGGTTAAGCAAACAGGTATGCGGGCATCGCTTACACGTGGGATGGTATTCATGGAGGATGATGGGGGACGCAGGTTGCAAGAGGCGATCGATCTTGTGCAACGCTGGTCTGGAGCGGCCGATGGGCGGATTACAACGATGTATGGACCCCACTCACCCTACACTTGTCCCATGGAGCCGCTACGTGAAGTCATTGCTCTGGCTGTCACGGAGGATATTCCGCTACATATTCATCTGGCTGAGACAAAGGAAGAAGTTGTGAAGATTGGTGAGCGCTATGACATGACACCGACAGAGTATCTGGAAGAGGCGGGGATGTTCGAACAGGCACATGTGTTGCTTGCGCATGGTGTACACCTCAATCGCAGGGACATCGGCAGATTGAAGGGCATGCGCGGCGGTGTAGCACACAATCCGGTCAGTAATCTGAAGCTGGGGTGTGGAATTGCTCCAATTACCGAGATGTTGGCTCAGGGAATTAATGTGGGAATCGGAACGGATGGAGCGGGAAGTGCCACAACCGTCGATATGTTCGAGGAGATCAAAGCCGCGACCTGGCTGCAAAAGCTGGATTATGGCGATCCCACTCGCTTGCCAGCCAAGGACGTACTAAGCATGGCTACACGCGGAAGTGCCAGTCTGCTTGGTCTACAGGATGAAGTAGGGATGCTTGAGGTGGGGCGCAAAGCTGATCTGATCCTGATCGATCTGGCGAAACCACATCTTCAACCGGTACATGAGGTGGAATCCTTATTGGCCTACAGTGTAAATGGGGCGGATGTGGACACCACGATCGTGAATGGTCAGATCCTCATGAGAGGCAGAAAGCTGCTCACGATCGATGAGGATGAACTTTACCGTGAGGTGAAGGTTAGAGCCAAACGAATTGTAGAAGGAATTTAATTTTAGCTGAATTTGATCCAAACTGGAAAATGATTTGTGTTCAAAACGCTATGGAGGCATACTCCATGGCGTTTTTTGTCGAATTACAACTGGGAATAGTTCCACGGTCCTGTTCAGAATCGGTTCAGAATGGCTCGTTATACTGAGCATGTAGTTGTTCAAATTTGAAATGTACACGAGGAGGAACATGAATTGAAGGGGAAACAAAACAAAAAACGGCTTAAGCCGATATTGAAAAAAAGCATGTTGACTGCACTCGGGTTGGGCATTGCGTTGCCTATAGGTGGAGCGCTTCCTCAAGCTAACGCAGGAGAAATTGGCCCAGAGATTAACATTTCACGGCCTGTGCTCAACGACGGCATCCATTGGTTAAATTATTCATCGGAACAAAACGATCCTTCTTTTGTGTCCGGTGTACCCATCGAGGTAACGAACAATAGAGTTAGAATTGATTTGAGTACCCATTTACGATCTGATGAGTTTAGTATGCTCACAGCCAACTCAAGTGATAACAGTATAGCTAGGGTGTATGTAGAAACGATAGAAAATGAAAATATATTGGTTGTTATTCCTTACAAGAGCGGCAAAATCAACATCGAATTGAAAGCTCAATATACTGTATCTGATGTACCGGAAACGGTTACGGATAACTTTGAACTTAACATTAGTAAAAAAGGGGATGTAAATGCAGACGGAAAAGTGAATTCTGCGGATGCAGCAGAACTTTTGACTTATCTTCGTAATATGGTCAGTCGCCGCGGTTATTCTTATGTAGAGATGAACCGAATGGACGTGGATCGTAATGCGGAACCCACTTTGGGGGATATGAATGCGTTGTTAAACGGATATGCCAATAAAACACTTGGCGCAAAAAACAATGACTATGTGTTGACCTTTCAACAAGTGGACGATGCACCGTATGTGCTGAATGGTCAATTGAAGAATTACATGGAGAACGCAATTGCCACAGATTATGATTTAATGGATGTTGATGGTGATGTTATTGCTACTCCTTCTTATCAGTGGTATCGCGCAACAGACCCTTCAGGAGAAGATATGGTTCCAATAGAAGGGGAGACACTAGAACAGCATACCGTTACATCTGAGGACGAGGATCATTATCTTGTGCTCGAAGTGACTGCTCATTCCACTTCGGACGCGAATACGAAACCTAGACGAGTATACATTGTTGGAAAAGAAAAAATACAACGCCCTGATTAATTCATATTTCTTAATTTAGATAACGAATAACAATATTTTTTCTATCGTTACCAAACGATCTATCAATTGATACAGACATGGAGGCTAATACATGTTTCAACCGAAAAAGAAACGTCCAAGAATCAGAAGAACAATGTCAGGTCTCATCGCACTGACGCTACTCTCGTCTCTCGTATTCCCGAGTATTGCTGGGGCAGAGCCGGCAGAACCATCACAGGTTCAATTTGCAAATGTAAGTGTACAGGCGGGGCAGACGGTTCATGTCCCTGTTACATTAAAGCAGTCCTATTCTCAGGTTAGCGCTTATAATATGCAGATTGATTATGATACATCTGCACTGGAAGTTATCCGTATCACGCCTAAATCTGTCAGTACCATTAGCACATCCCCAGAAGAAACCGGTACAGGGGACTTCCAGTACGTAATTAATAACGAAGAAGGCTGGGTACGGATCATCTGGGTTGATTTTAATGCAGGTGAACGTCTGATTTCAGACGAACAGCAATTATTTGATATTGAGGTCAAAGCCAAAAGTAATGCTTCTCCTGGAACAAAACAGCTCACTGTGGTACAAAGCGATTCAGAACATTGGCTTTTTACAAATGTAGAACACAATAGTGGTGCTCAGTTGTCCGGTGGAACCATCACAATTACAGCAGCAAACTCAGGTGGCGACAATTCTGGCTCGACACCTACACCGAATCCTGGTAACTCTTCAGGTGGAGGGGGAAGTGTATCTCCAACTACACCCGTGGTTACCCCAGTTCCATCGACTCCGGCGGTAACCAAAGGTGTAGACATCTATGTGAACGGTCAGAAACAGGAACAATCTGCAACGGCCACCACATCAACGGTAAACAATCAGGTTACCACCACGGTTCATGTGGATAATGACAAAGTCATCAATCAGATTGGAAGTGGACTAAAAACGTTACTGTTGCCTATTACAGGTACTGGTAAAGGTGCAGTTGTTGGTGAACTGAACGGCAAGTTGGTCAAAACGATGGAAGGAAGTAATGCCGAAGTTGTCATTCAGACTGATAGCGGTACGTACACACTTCCAGCTAACCAGATTCAAGTGGATCAGATTCTGAACCAATTCGGAAGCACGGTTCCATTGGAAGATATCACATTCCAAATCGCTATTGCGCCTAGTGCCACATCCAAGCAAACAGCAATTCAGGCCGCAGCGGATAAGCTGGAGAACACAACGGTGATCGCAGCTCCGATTGATTTTGAGGTAAAAGCGATCTGGAATGGACAGCAAGTTAATGTAGATCGTTTCAACTCTTATGTAGAGCGCTCCATTACTTTGCCAGAGGGTGTCGATGGTTCAAAGATCACGACAGGGGTTGTGCTTCAGCCAGATGGCAGCCTTCTGCATGTACCGACCAAGGTTATCAAAGGTAACGTGCAAGATTCTGCTATTATTAACAGCTTGACGAACAGTACTTATGCGCTGATCTATCATCCGGCAACATTCAGTGACGTATCAAGTCACTGGAGTCGTGATGACGTACAGGATCTGGCATCCCGTCTGATCGTACAAGGTACTGGTGAGAACGTGTTTGCGCCAGACCGGAGTATTACGCGGGCGGAGTTTACGGCTGTTTTGTTAAGAGGCTTGGGTCTGCACGCACCGCGCAGTGCAGAATCGGCATCGTTCACGGATGTGAAGACAGGCAGCTGGTATGAGGATGAGGTTGAGACGGCAGTGTCCTACGGATTGATCTCAGGTTATACTGACGAGAGCTTCCGTCCGAACAGCGAAATTTCTCGTGCTGAAGCGCTGACCATTGTGTCACGTGCGATGAAACTGGTCGGTCTGGCACAGGCCGACGCGTCAGAGACAACAAGTCTGCTGAGCACATACAGCGATAGCGCTAAAGTACAGGCATGGGCAGCAGAGCCGGTTGCATCGGCGATTAAACAAGAGCTGGTACAAGGTGCTGATGGCAAACTGATGTCAGATGCAGACATTAGTCGTGCACAGTCGGCGGCGATTGTGAAAAGGTTACTTGCAAAAGCTGGACTAATCTAATCAAATTTCTGGACACCTACACTTACTTGAAATGATTTATTTCAAGCAAGCTGTAGGTGTTTTTTTACATATAACTTGTGTTCGAACTTCCTCTTATAGGTACAATGGTCCAGTTCATTATCAGTTCATACTGATTTGTTACAATATGAACATCAAATAGATAGATATTGTGCATGATCAGGAGAGGAAGAGATCCATATGAAAATACTTGAAGTTAAAAATGTGAAGAAATCATACACGTTATATGGAAAAGAAAAAGTTCCGGTACTCCACGGTTTGAATCTGAGTTTTGAGACGGGAGAGTTTGTCTCGATCCTTGGCGAATCTGGGTGCGGTAAGTCGACCCTGATGAATATCATTGGTGGCATGGACTCCGACTATGAAGGGGACGTCCTTGTTCGTGGCAAGAACTTAAGTTCCATGACGGAGAAGGAAATGGATGATTATCGGAAGAATAATATCGGCTTTGTCTTTCAAAATTTCAATCTGATCCCGCATCTGTCTGTCCTCGAAAATGTGACGATTGCGATGCAAATGACAGATACCAATGAGAAGGATCGCAATAAACGTGCAGTTGATATATTAACAGAAGTCGGACTGAAAGATCATCTGAACAAACGTCCCAACCAGTTATCCGGGGGGCAGAAGCAACGGGTTTCCATCGCACGGGCTTTGTCCAACAATCCGGATATTATTCTCGCGGATGAACCGACGGGTGCTCTGGATAGGGAGAACGGAGATCAAATCCTCGCTCTGCTCGATAGCATTGCTAAAAAGGGAATGCTGGTGATTGCCGTAACTCACTCGCAGAAAGTCGCTGACTCCGGTACACGTATTGTGAAGGTTGAAGAGGGGCGCATTAGTGACGATATTCACCTGAAAGATCCTTCTGCGGCTGTTTACGAGAGTGGTCAGGATTCTTCCCGGAGCCTGAGCCTGCTTGCTTCATTCAAGATGGCACTTAAAAATATGAAACTCAACGGCAAGCGTAATGTATTGGTCGCTTTAGGTGGATCTATAGGTATATTAAGTGTACTCCTGATGCTCTCCTTGGGGAATGGAATAACGACGTATATGAATGACGAAATCAATTCAAGTATGGAC
Proteins encoded in this region:
- a CDS encoding amidohydrolase; this encodes MSILIQQATILTMKDADAPFMGDIRVEGDRIVQIANHIPPQPEDEIIDGRNKVAMPGLINAHQHTPMSLLRGFSDDLKLMDWLERKMLPAEARMNPEDIYWGAKLSIAEMIRSGTTAFADMYIHMNEIAEAVKQTGMRASLTRGMVFMEDDGGRRLQEAIDLVQRWSGAADGRITTMYGPHSPYTCPMEPLREVIALAVTEDIPLHIHLAETKEEVVKIGERYDMTPTEYLEEAGMFEQAHVLLAHGVHLNRRDIGRLKGMRGGVAHNPVSNLKLGCGIAPITEMLAQGINVGIGTDGAGSATTVDMFEEIKAATWLQKLDYGDPTRLPAKDVLSMATRGSASLLGLQDEVGMLEVGRKADLILIDLAKPHLQPVHEVESLLAYSVNGADVDTTIVNGQILMRGRKLLTIDEDELYREVKVRAKRIVEGI
- a CDS encoding saccharopine dehydrogenase NADP-binding domain-containing protein, whose protein sequence is MQFETNVKPMKDQIWVVGGYGQVGQMICTQLGKLFPGKVWAAGTRMNRAEEFSRSTGGAVLPLQLDVTRPVEPSMLRPVKLVIMCVDQSDTRFVEACAQAGTDYIDISAKYDFLAQVEQLHTKMQRSQSTAILSVGLSPGVTNLLVREATMHMDQVEEADITVMLGLGEKHGKAAVEWTVDQMNATYQVMQKGKPAEVQSFGDGKRIDFGAKLGQRKAYRFNFSDQHVVARTLRIPTVSTRLCLDSRWITGSMALSKSIGLFSLLRIPSIRNGTVKAFGLIPGGEPMYAVKVDAAGWENGEQIRVEQLLVGAKEADATAAVAAAVAERVYKTELPHGVFHIEQCLSLQDIQDALHTPLKVTTKIT
- a CDS encoding S-layer homology domain-containing protein, producing MFQPKKKRPRIRRTMSGLIALTLLSSLVFPSIAGAEPAEPSQVQFANVSVQAGQTVHVPVTLKQSYSQVSAYNMQIDYDTSALEVIRITPKSVSTISTSPEETGTGDFQYVINNEEGWVRIIWVDFNAGERLISDEQQLFDIEVKAKSNASPGTKQLTVVQSDSEHWLFTNVEHNSGAQLSGGTITITAANSGGDNSGSTPTPNPGNSSGGGGSVSPTTPVVTPVPSTPAVTKGVDIYVNGQKQEQSATATTSTVNNQVTTTVHVDNDKVINQIGSGLKTLLLPITGTGKGAVVGELNGKLVKTMEGSNAEVVIQTDSGTYTLPANQIQVDQILNQFGSTVPLEDITFQIAIAPSATSKQTAIQAAADKLENTTVIAAPIDFEVKAIWNGQQVNVDRFNSYVERSITLPEGVDGSKITTGVVLQPDGSLLHVPTKVIKGNVQDSAIINSLTNSTYALIYHPATFSDVSSHWSRDDVQDLASRLIVQGTGENVFAPDRSITRAEFTAVLLRGLGLHAPRSAESASFTDVKTGSWYEDEVETAVSYGLISGYTDESFRPNSEISRAEALTIVSRAMKLVGLAQADASETTSLLSTYSDSAKVQAWAAEPVASAIKQELVQGADGKLMSDADISRAQSAAIVKRLLAKAGLI
- a CDS encoding dockerin type I domain-containing protein, whose protein sequence is MKGKQNKKRLKPILKKSMLTALGLGIALPIGGALPQANAGEIGPEINISRPVLNDGIHWLNYSSEQNDPSFVSGVPIEVTNNRVRIDLSTHLRSDEFSMLTANSSDNSIARVYVETIENENILVVIPYKSGKINIELKAQYTVSDVPETVTDNFELNISKKGDVNADGKVNSADAAELLTYLRNMVSRRGYSYVEMNRMDVDRNAEPTLGDMNALLNGYANKTLGAKNNDYVLTFQQVDDAPYVLNGQLKNYMENAIATDYDLMDVDGDVIATPSYQWYRATDPSGEDMVPIEGETLEQHTVTSEDEDHYLVLEVTAHSTSDANTKPRRVYIVGKEKIQRPD